From Coffea arabica cultivar ET-39 chromosome 2e, Coffea Arabica ET-39 HiFi, whole genome shotgun sequence, the proteins below share one genomic window:
- the LOC113730798 gene encoding uncharacterized protein isoform X3: MEEDEGDNKPKTLEFVNAASHQAKLKELLRNLTSTQSKLCSDASKEFIKILKSDSGPQFLTFYIQSSPKCVEVQQAWELRQGKPGFSHCLKLVSAIFRYPFGKDSDKDVSNYSFVSSALDKFARVITEGKMGDLYEELNSKVAKRQKAVLLLLASIVRRGPGLAWEVAKGFDFKTGNFSKLAEWKARGNEGMRRYLTRKEFVGFAMSFLEVGNPRLLRGILQQKDMYSGVLRGLGNDDEEIVVYVLLTLRNRVLVPESLVPPGLRSVLFGSATLEQLISISGRQDGGLAAEVAHSVLVMVCTDPSNGLMPDLERQPNPLKGNVKRLVDLMKKLKPTEVEYHKDLLLAIVKGRPAFGSAYLENFPHNLEDLASPNWFSAISLAADVMSSVGDGFTCAYVNSQSQEPPSIDNLIVQDIMKCIGPRPFTRLVMNKGLLHSDPLVKHVTLRLVSEELKLLDFLIGSVNDLSSSSDQVMHKWASFKRDVQNVVQILLPDPQVLLSLLSSLSGYCKSPASRMKRAADVDVTVEHNLHKKKKLKMNSVDEDMDILVSGVSSTTEGALTENDGVSEEDVEDQLNSGVDLLKPVLEIWGLQGCSSVDIRTEDGDTYFYSKLLDVLRIYHRTLPTAVEGSFDFFKVLPSNPLALPTILQQSMLSLLVEQVVGSNKSQISIRTQPLMYKYLHSFINLFMYSPIRDIKDQAYSLAQAAMLSTGAFDRNPREISAWFLFIPGYTSVVIDGKKHGIEVFQKLSSVVISFLCDAVSTTGNNLFKYLDLLRCYIRDLDVSTDTFPNFSPFIVCVLEKCLRLLSSETGSFTLPEKSMISLYVSTTLKYLLETQVEGGLLCSLTQLLISERLKGCCDMIGFCPCEWMPMNSLLYFARNTVQQQIYSSFMSEEKATGLGGSFSETLSEVNRILRTKDHCGLLGVTMGFSFSMICTTADQILQNFPSTISTSTKLLGVPFSILLLRFFLEPSHFAEVFKLWPKICFAGVEKVISGVHDGEGQTIANELDDSPDSASIAFSFLVKNAPFHVLFPAIFFTDGLHLLGHSKVQNLLLDKFTESTPDFSVSSLCHLLFCLLQARLAYRIKPSDELEKLCESSCFLAKHIVKQSFVEKFGPDCSPRVLPPLSSGHIREVAEIILGHPLLTALLEWPLHTDSDVGDMIFMKPPETFLQYAERGVRKIDHHILQLLRRTTSELLVHVFSKCRSPSVVDHSTERIAKAFKALVQKLFLTFKGRFTDSRKTDDLMPLIPTLYALHSLSEFICPFELLNLVHWLFSRIDLNDTAVSISCQRCGLSVGLQIASWAFDSLSLYMLEPHAKRTLFIFFMGTGNRSFEITLFERIFNSIFEIATHTQLEVADICLFKAVKIIKMHKCMEKTSLPFVMATSRLLPSIPVNFISYCLDKTTKTKCDFLFLLSEMSSLHLCVFGHLVSGKISNNQALKVNKEENCNRPQYSEEFLMLLPTVLLYLRSNFLKFGGQFGKHVENTSSFFWKILLHGFSNWKSFVSEEIFEIKLVECSSLCMEDFSNLFSSSLLGKAVLLMRHYLAVSGHLVKMKRLLSTFDSVCPHASAQNDLLDCNAREISVCSLELSLNFVNKIIAKICLCRMLLFPEHNNLQSVVKDGKKKGIESEVSILRIRFLSMLVHSWQRLVENFHTCRQGENIRSSLFRFLEIFIAKNIVELVREMHDCLVELHSLPFLDQLAKYSLLHRFDDPTTIRMLRTVLISLSKGKFLCISILQLLLAHSQFAPTILFAHSSTVCTQFGMSFAPAPSIMRLFTVLHTEENTVDGKKDAHEIGPHMKKLELIKLLRVLIHILGQQHYLDSETSNGLNLKELVLVLLSSYGATMDEIDLEMYSLMNEIEAIDKSVSEGIAEMDFLWGSASLKVRQEREQKQSVSSLSNSYDNEVVGERRRIQFRENLPIDTKLCAKTVLCFPHDRFADGSLSKLQTDDSDEGYNANSKKVQLYDPVFILRFSIHSLAMEYIEPLEFASLGLLAITFISLSSPDADTRKLGYEAVVRFKSAVEKCRKRKDVMRLRLLVSYLQNGIQEECQRIPSITAVFIAEASFVLLDSSHDHYSAISKCLMQSSGANMKGVPLFQEFFWSSSVTFKSERLWMLQLLNTSLTMDDDAQILVRNSIYEILLNFYASPLSDDESKELIVEMVKKSVKINKLAWHLVVRCGIISWLSSHVASFYGILLRDQRSFSFAKLAMVLEGCVFFSGSQ; this comes from the exons ATGGAGGAGGACGAAGGCGATAACAAACCAAAAACTCTAGAATTCGTGAATGCGGCATCTCACCAGGCCAAGCTTAAAGAACTTTTGCGGAACTTAACTTCTACGCAATCAAAACTCTGTTCAGACGCCTCAAAGGAATTCATAAAGATCCTCAAATCCGATTCTGGACCACAATTTCTCACCTTTTACATCCAATCATCACCAAAATGCGTCGAAgtccaacaagcttgggagcTCCGACAAGGCAAGCCCGGATTTTCCCACTGTTTGAAATTAGTTTCGGCAATTTTCAGATATCCTTTTGGAAAAGATAGTGATAAAGATGTCAGTAATTATAGTTTTGTTAGTAGCGCTTTAGATAAGTTTGCGCGAGTAATTACTGAGGGAAAAATGGGGGATTTGTACGAGGAGTTGAACAGTAAAGTGGCGAAAAGGCAGAAAGCTGTCTTGTTGTTGTTGGCTTCTATAGTTAGGCGTGGGCCGGGTTTGGCGTGGGAGGTGGCAAAGGGTTTTGATTTTAAAACTGGGAATTTCTCCAAGCTTGCTGAGTGGAAGGCGAGGGGGAATGAGGGGATGAGGAGGTATTTGACGAGGAAGGAATTTGTTGGTTTTGCTATGTCATTTTTGGAAGTGGGGAATCCGCGGCTGTTGAGAGGGATTTTGCAGCAGAAGGATATGTATTCAGGGGTGCTTCGTGGGTTGGGAAATGATGATGAGGAGATTGTGGTTTATGTTCTTCTGACGTTGCGGAATAGAGTACTTGTCCCGGAGTCGTTGGTGCCTCCGGGCCTAAGAAGCGTGTTGTTTGGGAGTGCTACTCTGGAGCAATTGATAAGCATTTCAGGGAGGCAGGATGGTGGGCTTGCTGCTGAGGTGGCGCATAGTGTGCTAGTAATGGTGTGTACGGATCCTTCTAACGGGTTGATGCCAGATTTAGAGAGGCAGCCTAATCCTTTGAAGGGAAATGTGAAGCGATTAGTGGATCTTATGAAGAAGCTCAAACCCACAGAGGTTGAGTACCACAAAGACCTGCTTTTGGCCATTGTAAAAGGGAGGCCGGCCTTTGGGTCAGCATACTTGGAGAACTTCCCTCATAATCTTGAAGACCTGGCATCACCTAACTG GTTTTCTGCTATTTCTCTGGCTGCAGATGTCATGTCCTCAGTTGGTGATGGATTTACATGTGCCTATGTTAACTCTCAGTCTCAGGAGCCCCCATCCATTGACAATCTGATAGTCCAAGACATTATGAAGTGCATAGGGCCACGCCCATTCACCCGATTGGTAATGAATAAAGGGTTGCTTCACTCTGATCCTCTTGTGAAACATGTAACTCTGAGGCTTGTATCGGAGGAACTAAAGCTTCTCGACTTTTTAATTGGCTCTGTAAATGATCTGTCCAGTTCCAGTGATCAAGTGATGCATAAGTGGGCATCTTTCAAGCGAGATGTTCAGAATGTAGTCCAGATTTTACTTCCTGATCCCCAGGTGCTATTATCACTACTTTCTTCACTCAGTGGCTACTGCAAGAGTCCTGCATCAAGAATGAAGAGGGCTGCAGATGTAGATGTTACAGTCGAGCATAATttgcacaagaagaagaagttgAAGATGAATAGCGTGGATGAGGACATGGATATTCTCGTCAGTGGGGTTAGTTCAACCACTGAAGGGGCTTTGACTGAGAATGATGGAGTGTCAGAAGAGGATGTTGAGGATCAGCTGAATAGTGGAGTTGACCTCCTGAAACCTGTTCTAGAAATTTGGGGTTTGCAGGGATGCTCCAGTGTAGATATCAGAACTGAAGATGGGGACACATACTTTTACTCAAAGTTGCTTGATGTTCTCAGAATTTATCAT CGGACTCTGCCTACTGCTGTGGAAGGATCATTTGACTTCTTTAAAGTTCTCCCAAGCAATCCTTTAGCACTACCTACAATTTTGCAGCAGTCTATGCTGTCACTGCTTGTAGAACAAGTTGTTGGGTCCAACAAGTCTCAGATTTCCATCAGAACCCAACCATTGATGTACAAGTATCTTCATTCATTTATCAATTTGTTTATGTATTCACCAATAAGAGACATAAAAGATCAGGCTTACTCTTTAGCACAAGCAGCCATGTTGAGTACAGGTGCATTTGACAGAAATCCAAGGGAAATTTCTGCTTGGTTTCTATTTATACCTGGCTATACCAGTGTGGTTATTGATGGTAAAAAACATGGGATTGAAGTATTCCAAAAGTTGTCTTCAGTTGTCATCTCTTTTCTTTGCGATGCAGTTTCTACTACTGGGAACAACTTGTTCAAATATTTGGATCTCTTAAGGTGCTATATCCGTGATTTAGACGTTTCTACAG ATACATTTCCCAATTTTAGCCCTTTCATAGTTTGTGTACTGGAGAAGTGCTTGAGGTTACTTAGCTCTGAAACTGGTTCTTTTACATTGCCCGAGAAGTCAATGATATCATTGTATGTTTCTACCACATTAAAGTATCTCCTGGAAACTCAG GTTGAAGGTGGACTTTTGTGTTCCCTGACGCAGCTTTTGATATCAGAGAGACTTAAAGGTTGTTGCGATATGATTGGATTCTGCCCTTGTGAATGGATGCCGATGAATAGTTTGTTATATTTTGCAAGGAATACCGTGCAGCAACAAATTTATAGCAGTTTTATGTCTGAAGAGAAAGCTACTGGTCTTGGTGGTTCATTTTCTGAGACACTTTCTGAAGTTAATAGGATTTTAAGGACTAAGGATCATTGTGGGTTGCTTGGAGTTACTATGGggttttctttttcaatgatATGCACCACAGCTGATCAGATATTGCAGAATTTCCCATCGACCATCTCTACTTCTACTAAATTGCTTGGGGTTCCTTTCTCAATTTTGTTGTTGAGATTCTTTCTCGAACCAAGTCATTTTGCTGAAGTTTTCAAGTTATGGCCTAAAATATGCTTTGCTGGAGTTGAAAAAGTTATAAGTGGAGTTCATGATGGAGAAGGGCAGACAATAGCTAATGAGCTTGATGATTCACCAGATTCTGCTTCTATTGCCTTCTCTTTTTTAGTAAAGAATGCTCCTTTTCATGTGCTCTTTCCAGCTATTTTTTTCACTGATGGATTGCATTTGCTTGGTCACTCAAAAGTGCAGAATTTGCTTCTGGATAAATTCACTGAGAGTACACCTGACTTCTCTGTCTCTTCTCTCTGCCATCTGctcttttgcttgcttcaagcGCGATTGGCCTATAGAATCAAACCATCTGATGAACTTGAAAAACTTTGTGAATCATCTTGTTTTCTTGCAAAGCACATAGTAAAACAAtcatttgttgaaaaatttggtccTGATTGCTCCCCGCGTGTTTTGCCTCCTTTATCATCTGGTCATATTCGAGAAGTGGCTGAAATAATTCTTGGCCACCCTTTACTCACTGCATTGCTGGAATGGCCTTTGCATACTGATAGTGATGTTGGTGACATGATTTTTATGAAACCTCCAGAAACCTTTCTTCAGTATGCTGAACGGGGTGTTCGTAAAATAGATCATCATATTTTGCAGTTGTTAAGAAGAACCACATCTGAGCTTTTGGTTCATGTATTTAGTAAATGTAGATCACCATCTGTGGTTGATCATTCTACTGAACGGATTGCAAAGGCTTTCAAGGCTCTGGTGCAGAAGCTATTTTTGACATTTAAGGGGAGGTTCACAGATTCCAGAAAGACAGATGATTTGATGCCTCTAATTCCTACATTGTATGCTTTGCATAGTCTGAGTGAATTCATATGTCCCTTTGAGTTGCTCAATTTGGTGCACTGGTTGTTCTCCAGAATTGATCTAAATGATACTGCAGTTTCCATTTCTTGTCAAAGATGTGGTTTGTCTGTTGGATTACAAATTGCTTCATGGGCTTTTGATTCTCTTTCTTTATATATGTTAGAGCCACATGCAAAGAGGAcattattcattttctttatggGTACTGGAAACAGAAGTTTTGAAATTACCCTTTTTGAGAGAATTTTTAACAGCATATTTGAGATTGCCACTCACACTCAACTAGAAGTTGCTGATATATGTTTATTCAAAGCTGTTAAGatcatcaaaatgcataaatgtatggAGAAGACCAGCTTACCTTTTGTTATGGCTACTTCAAGACTTCTACCCAGTATTCCTGTGAACtttatttcttattgcttggaCAAGACAACCAAGACTAAGTGTGACTTCTTGTTTCTTCTGTCTGAGATGAGCTCCCTGCATCTTTGTGTATTTGGACATTTGGTTTCTGGTAAAATTAGTAATAATCAAGCTCTTAAGGtcaacaaggaagaaaactgCAATCGGCCTCAGTACTCTGAAGAGTTCTTGATGCTTCTGCCAACTGTTCTGTTATACTTGAGGtcaaattttctgaaatttgggGGCCAATTTGGCAAGCATGTTGAAAacacttcttctttcttttggaaGATCCTTTTGCATGGTTTCTCTAACTGGAAGAGTTTTGTTTCGGAAGAGATATTTGAGATAAAACTTGTTGAGTGCTCATCTTTATGCATGGAAGATTTTTCTAACCTTTTCTCTTCCAGTCTTCTTGGAAAAGCAGTACTGCTGATGCGTCATTACCTTGCTGTGAGTGGACACTTGGTGAAAATGAAAAGGCTATTGAGTACATTTGATTCTGTTTGCCCACATGCGAGTGCACAGAATGATCTTCTGGACTGCAATGCTAGAGAAATTAGTGTTTGTTCTCTTGAGTTGTCTTTGAACTTTGTGAACAAAATTATTGCAAAGATATGCCTCTGTAGGATGTTGTTATTTCCAGAGCATAATAATCTTCAATCTGTAGTGAAAgatggaaagaaaaaaggaattgAATCAGAAGTTAGCATTTTGAGAATCCGATTTTTAAGTATGCTGGTCCATTCATGGCAACGTCTTGTGGAGAATTTTCATACATGCAGGCAAGGAGAGAACATAAGGTCGTCATTGTTTAGATTCTTGGAGATCTTCATTGCTAAGAATATAGTAGAATTGGTAAGAGAAATGCATGATTGCCTGGTTGAATTGCATTCGCTTCCTTTCTTAGACCAACTTGCCAAATATTCTCTTCTTCATAGGTTTGATGACCCTACCACAATTAGGATGCTTAGAACTGTTCTTATTTCACTATCTAAGGGAAAGTTCTTGTGCATTTCAATTCTCCAGCTGTTACTTGCTCACTCTCAATTTGCTCCAACCATTCTATTTGCCCATTCATCAACTGTTTGTACTCAATTTGGTATGAGTTTTGCTCCGGCACCCAGCATTATGAGGTTATTTACTGTTCTTCATACTGAAGAAAACACGGTTGATGGAAAAAAGGATGCTCATGAAATTGGGCCTCACATGAAGAAGTTGGAACTGATTAAGTTGCTCAGAGTACTAATACATATCTTGGGTCAGCAACATTATCTTGATTCTGAAACATCCAATGGCTTAAATCTGAAGGAATTGGTTTTGGTGCTTTTGTCTTCTTATGGAGCAACCATGGATGAGATTGATTTGGAAATGTATAGCCTCATGAATGAAATTGAGGCTATTGATAAATCAGTCTCTGAAGGTATTGCTGAAATGGATTTTCTATGGGGCTCTGCTTCTCTGAAGGTGAGACAAGAAAGGGAACAAAAGCAAAGTGTATCTTCTTTGAGTAACTCATATGATAATGAAGTAGTTGGAGAGAGACGAAGGATTCAATTTAGAGAAAATCTTCCCATTGACACCAAATTATGTGCAAAGACAGTCCTTTGTTTTCCTCATGATAGATTTGCTGATGGGAGCTTGAGCAAGCTCCAAACAGATGATTCTGATGAG GGCTACAATGCAAATTCTAAGAAGGTGCAACTTTATGATCCAGTTTTCATCTTGCGTTTTTCAATTCACAGTCTTGCAATGGAGTATATTGAGCCCCTGGAGTTTGCTAGTTTGGGTTTGCTTGCAATTACATTTATCAGTTTGTCTTCTCCTGATGCTGATACAAGGAAATTGGGCTATGAGGCTGTTGTGAGATTTAAGAGTGCTGTGGAG AAATGTCGCAAGAGGAAGGATGTGATGCGACTCCGGCTCTTAGTATCATACTTGCAAAATGGTATACAAGAAGAGTGTCAGAGGATTCCTTCCATAACTGCTGTATTCATTGCGGAAGCTTCTTTTGTTCTGTTAGATTCTTCCCATGATCATTATTCAGCTATAAGTAAATGCCTGATGCAGTCATCAGGTGCTAATATGAAG GGTGTACCATTATTCCAAGAATTCTTCTGGAGTAGCTCTGTTACTTTTAAGTCGGAAAGGTTGTGGATGCTTCAGCTTTTAAACACATCTCTGACTATGGATGATGATGCTCAAATACTTGTCAGAAATTCCATTTATGAGAtccttttaaatttttatgCCTCTCCTCTTTCCGATGACGAGTCAAAGGAACTGATCGTTGAG ATGGTGAAAAAGTCCGTCAAAATAAATAAGCTTGCATGGCATTTGGTTGTACGCTGTGGCATAATTTCTTGGCTGTCTTCTCATGTTGCATCTTTTTACGGGATTCTACTCAGGGACCAGAGAAGTTTTTCATTTGCTAAGTTAGCTATGGTTCTGGAG GGGTGTGTCTTTTTTTCAGGTAGCCAATGA